From Coriobacteriaceae bacterium, a single genomic window includes:
- the cysK gene encoding cysteine synthase A has product MSNVYTSIDQLIGHTPLLELTHFEADEDLKAHVLVKLEYFNPAGSVKDRVAKNMIDEAEKAGKLVRGGDYTIIEPTSGNTGVGIASVAAARGYKVIITMPETMSVERRKLMQAYGAQLVLTDGSKGMKGAIAKAEELQKETPNSIIAGQFVNPANPAIHKATTGPEIWDDTDGKVDIFVAGVGTGGTVTGVGEFLREQNPEIQVVAVEPATSPVLSKGQAGPHKIQGIGAGFVPDVLDTQVYDEIIPVENDDAFATGRAVGHKEGVLVGISSGAAVWAALQLAKRPENEGKTIVALLADTGERYLSTALFQD; this is encoded by the coding sequence ATGAGCAATGTTTACACGTCCATCGATCAGCTTATCGGCCACACCCCGCTCCTGGAGCTCACGCACTTTGAGGCCGACGAGGACCTCAAAGCCCACGTGCTCGTCAAGTTGGAATACTTCAACCCCGCCGGGTCCGTTAAAGACCGCGTCGCCAAGAACATGATTGACGAGGCCGAGAAGGCCGGCAAGCTCGTGCGTGGCGGCGACTACACCATCATCGAGCCCACGAGCGGCAACACCGGCGTCGGCATCGCCTCGGTGGCGGCGGCCCGCGGCTACAAGGTGATCATCACCATGCCCGAGACCATGTCCGTCGAGCGCCGCAAGCTCATGCAGGCATACGGTGCGCAGCTCGTGCTCACCGACGGCTCCAAGGGCATGAAGGGCGCTATCGCCAAGGCGGAGGAGCTGCAGAAGGAGACTCCCAACAGCATCATCGCCGGCCAGTTTGTGAACCCCGCGAACCCGGCCATTCACAAGGCCACGACCGGCCCCGAGATCTGGGACGACACCGACGGCAAGGTCGACATCTTCGTCGCCGGCGTCGGCACCGGCGGCACCGTGACCGGCGTGGGCGAGTTCCTCAGGGAGCAAAACCCCGAGATCCAGGTCGTCGCCGTCGAGCCCGCCACCTCCCCGGTGCTCTCCAAGGGCCAGGCCGGCCCGCACAAGATCCAGGGTATCGGTGCCGGCTTTGTGCCCGACGTCCTCGACACCCAGGTCTACGACGAGATCATCCCCGTCGAGAACGACGACGCCTTTGCCACCGGCCGCGCCGTGGGCCACAAGGAGGGCGTGCTCGTGGGCATTTCGTCCGGCGCCGCCGTGTGGGCCGCACTGCAGCTGGCCAAGCGCCCCGAGAACGAGGGCAAGACCATCGTGGCGCTGCTCGCCGACACCGGCGAGCGCTACCTGTCCACGGCACTCTTCCAGGACTAG
- a CDS encoding Rrf2 family transcriptional regulator produces MLVSTKGRYALRVMVDLAEHQAAGRIPLKEIAARQGISEKYLENILATLVRANMLSGMRGKGGGYVLTRPPEQYTVGEILRLTEGSLAPVACLDGDCKGCSRSDECPTLDVWKNLDKLINDYLDGVTLDALVAPNEGYDYVI; encoded by the coding sequence ATGTTGGTTTCTACTAAGGGCAGATATGCCCTGCGCGTTATGGTCGATCTGGCCGAGCACCAGGCGGCCGGTCGCATCCCGCTTAAAGAGATTGCGGCACGTCAGGGTATCTCGGAGAAGTACCTCGAGAATATTCTGGCGACGCTCGTGCGCGCCAATATGCTCTCGGGCATGCGCGGCAAGGGCGGCGGCTATGTGCTCACACGCCCGCCCGAGCAGTACACGGTGGGCGAGATCTTGCGCCTGACCGAGGGCAGCCTGGCGCCGGTCGCCTGTCTGGATGGCGACTGCAAGGGTTGCTCGCGATCTGATGAGTGCCCCACGCTCGACGTGTGGAAGAATCTGGACAAGCTCATCAACGACTACCTCGACGGCGTGACGCTCGATGCGCTTGTCGCCCCCAACGAGGGCTACGACTACGTGATCTAG
- a CDS encoding YerC/YecD family TrpR-related protein, translating into MNIESMFDKPDVKQLVHAFSLLDDEKDIQAFLTDICTPREICDLSQRLQVARYLDEGEPYVEVQARTGASSTTVSRVSKALNGEYGGYRKILIKLEDGE; encoded by the coding sequence ATGAATATCGAGAGCATGTTTGACAAGCCTGATGTCAAGCAGCTGGTCCACGCATTTAGTCTTTTGGATGACGAGAAGGATATCCAAGCGTTTTTGACCGATATCTGCACGCCGCGCGAGATCTGCGATCTTTCGCAACGTCTGCAGGTTGCGCGCTATCTGGATGAGGGCGAGCCTTATGTTGAGGTTCAGGCCCGCACCGGCGCTTCGTCCACTACGGTGAGCCGCGTTTCAAAGGCGCTGAACGGCGAGTACGGTGGCTATCGCAAGATCCTCATCAAGCTGGAGGATGGCGAGTAG
- a CDS encoding phage holin family protein yields MRFMLNWLFTSIAIAIATFLVPGIQPFGFAEAWVCFAFVGLFLNIVDSLVKPFLTVISLPLTIITLGIFQLVVNSFMLELASYLSVNLLGAGISIASFGSAFMGSILVSIMRSILDSIAEG; encoded by the coding sequence ATGCGCTTTATGCTTAACTGGCTCTTTACCTCGATCGCCATTGCGATTGCCACGTTCCTCGTCCCCGGCATCCAGCCCTTCGGTTTTGCCGAGGCCTGGGTCTGTTTCGCCTTCGTGGGACTGTTCCTCAACATCGTCGATTCGCTCGTCAAGCCGTTCCTGACGGTCATCTCGCTGCCGCTCACGATCATTACGCTGGGTATTTTTCAGCTTGTAGTCAACAGCTTTATGCTCGAGCTGGCCAGCTACCTGTCGGTCAATCTGCTGGGCGCGGGTATCTCCATCGCCAGCTTTGGATCGGCCTTTATGGGCAGCATCCTGGTATCCATCATGCGCAGCATCCTCGACAGCATCGCCGAGGGCTAA
- a CDS encoding MFS transporter, translating to MNKNATAQLHIYSAFFVLAGFVLNRGVFLLFLADKGMSVTEIALYQALYNIATVALELPTGLVGDFFGKKFSIQVGVLLLFFHTAGMLLLSGPFLVALSLVEALAYSLQSGSEQALLYEIARNAGQGERFLTINAQLLAAQSIATGVAIVLGSFIAQISWSALYVCVSVFYLLQLFLLYPIERMEATHSKNSGEERFDVAKIFRRETWCIGESAFAVLLLLIGTSMLDGFYGSYYNLNQLVFDAFDAPVSIIGIFFGASYAVNAMAYIAADFFSSRFGKRNTMLGSMLIEAGLFMILPWFASNPLCLFGLSMVLCFLPEVVYITSENLIQDAIADDLRATILSVASLVRALFSAMFFSIFGHVLGLYPIQIALGIIGAIAITITAVVSLKMVGIQVSKN from the coding sequence ATGAATAAGAATGCCACTGCGCAGCTGCACATCTATTCCGCCTTTTTCGTTCTCGCGGGATTTGTTTTAAATCGGGGAGTGTTTCTACTTTTCCTTGCGGATAAAGGAATGTCTGTCACGGAAATCGCGCTTTATCAAGCCCTGTACAACATTGCAACGGTCGCCCTCGAGCTACCAACAGGGCTGGTAGGCGATTTCTTTGGAAAGAAGTTCTCGATTCAAGTGGGCGTTCTGCTTCTTTTCTTCCATACGGCTGGCATGCTGCTGCTCTCAGGCCCCTTTCTCGTCGCGCTTTCCCTTGTTGAGGCACTCGCCTACTCCCTTCAATCGGGATCCGAACAAGCACTTTTATATGAAATTGCCCGAAATGCCGGTCAAGGAGAGCGCTTCCTCACCATCAACGCTCAGCTGCTCGCCGCGCAATCAATCGCGACGGGAGTGGCAATCGTACTTGGATCATTCATTGCCCAAATATCTTGGAGTGCACTCTACGTATGCGTTTCCGTTTTCTATCTTCTGCAGCTTTTCCTTCTGTATCCCATTGAGAGGATGGAAGCGACCCATTCCAAAAACTCTGGGGAGGAAAGGTTTGACGTAGCCAAGATCTTCAGACGCGAAACCTGGTGCATTGGAGAATCCGCTTTTGCGGTATTGCTTCTTCTAATCGGCACAAGCATGCTCGATGGATTCTATGGGAGTTATTACAACTTGAATCAGTTGGTATTCGACGCATTTGATGCTCCCGTCTCCATAATAGGAATCTTTTTCGGTGCATCCTATGCAGTAAATGCGATGGCCTACATTGCAGCAGATTTCTTCTCATCGCGTTTCGGGAAAAGAAATACCATGCTCGGCTCGATGCTAATCGAGGCTGGCCTTTTCATGATTCTTCCGTGGTTCGCTTCAAATCCGCTGTGTTTGTTTGGCCTTAGCATGGTGCTTTGTTTTCTCCCAGAAGTGGTGTACATCACTTCGGAAAACTTAATCCAAGACGCGATAGCGGACGATCTCCGCGCGACGATCCTTTCCGTCGCGTCTCTGGTAAGGGCTCTCTTTTCCGCAATGTTTTTCTCCATATTTGGACATGTGTTGGGGTTATATCCCATTCAGATAGCGCTCGGTATTATTGGTGCAATCGCGATAACAATTACCGCCGTTGTTTCATTAAAAATGGTAGGAATACAGGTCTCCAAGAATTGA
- a CDS encoding PD-(D/E)XK nuclease family protein — MPVRIYTTNAGTDLSDAEAALLADLVARHGRAVLLAPAFAELDLCRHDAAEAGVSLGIDYKTPTSWLRSLWELLGDGRGFVDNLQRQMLFSDMVARLDDADLQPLSRSQGTVRMLARMARDVLPGVAGIGAERCCDNVCKPKPRSDAEARVFELLCAYASGLDRRDMVEPCEAADIMAGALADNLPACTRAVCVRGITSFTHGLLELLSAVANNGGEVVVLLAREQAAMREDLAAAFDARGVLFEAAPLGENAGASETASAPAAQPIFIEVAGPHARARAYVDALENLVAACEESVSRDGAATNSDPTRVLVVSARAPQLFGELAARLAARHIAAETTEFTAFSQSIAGRQFAALASLIERMKAADEGMASKTEWWPAPELTDWIYSPLSGADAVNARTFDKNMRLSRSKTTAGVKSLLQSVQGQVRGARKAASDENWFKNVPCVVSDVFQALWRDKPVTALKAMLAVAEALPDRSLGSLDGQARRQAEVALLRHVIDILMNDARALDVSQAATVPVLDGIRTKVDKRSTAYDYETYEVDRAPRAQVRFASLADAAGLRPDSYDAVLFADVDLDSYPLSHEEGPLATLTAELDRSGVTLEPAALLRARFGRAMQAARGPVALARVTHDRQARECYPAAVWTELRAHAKAADAKAADAKAADADKTVDDAKAAGADKAKCVGEGDIVRDFDPAAGEGLKRERVACEAPQHLSAEAVPYLVLRRHDGEGEDAPLVPRLTSASQIEAYSACPLCWFVSYRVKPQSIDAGFGNMEKGNFVHDVLEHLHARLPQEGMERVTPENLPRAKELLHEVFAETLAEHAGKRGTEGPLVPLSPVEERQVAEILPQLEGVLAYESEALAPFAPRYLEFAFNELQVEYAGWPLGGRIDRVDVDAENRAVVIDYKHRSGVEEFKLTDPTVRDEGSGEAPIDDPRWLPPHTQTLIYAQAMRRALDLDTRAALYFSTKGGKPALRGAASAELLEEERGDGRIPGLKKGFPGEGGNMDFDALLDRVETGIAERLRELEAGNVAAVDPTSAQAAHARCSYNHQGTFVRRGV; from the coding sequence ATGCCTGTTCGAATCTATACCACCAATGCCGGCACGGATTTGAGCGATGCCGAGGCGGCGCTGCTCGCCGACCTTGTTGCCCGCCATGGGCGCGCCGTGCTGCTGGCGCCAGCGTTTGCCGAGCTCGACCTGTGCCGTCATGATGCGGCGGAAGCCGGCGTTTCGCTGGGTATTGACTACAAGACGCCTACATCGTGGCTTCGCTCGCTTTGGGAGCTTTTGGGCGACGGGCGCGGTTTCGTCGACAACCTGCAGCGCCAGATGCTGTTTTCGGACATGGTAGCGCGTCTCGACGACGCCGACCTGCAGCCGCTTTCGCGCAGCCAGGGCACGGTGCGTATGCTCGCGCGTATGGCTCGCGATGTGCTGCCGGGTGTGGCAGGGATAGGTGCCGAGCGTTGCTGCGACAACGTTTGCAAGCCCAAGCCCAGAAGCGACGCCGAGGCTCGCGTGTTTGAACTTTTGTGCGCCTATGCGAGCGGCTTGGACCGTCGAGACATGGTCGAGCCCTGCGAGGCGGCTGACATTATGGCCGGTGCCCTGGCCGATAACCTGCCGGCGTGCACCCGCGCCGTATGCGTGCGCGGTATCACGTCGTTTACGCACGGCCTGCTCGAGTTACTGTCTGCCGTGGCGAACAACGGGGGAGAGGTCGTCGTGCTGCTTGCCCGCGAGCAGGCGGCGATGCGCGAGGACCTGGCTGCCGCCTTTGATGCCCGCGGTGTGCTGTTTGAGGCCGCCCCGTTGGGGGAGAACGCCGGCGCGTCCGAGACCGCTTCTGCGCCTGCTGCTCAGCCTATTTTTATAGAGGTGGCCGGCCCCCATGCCCGCGCCCGCGCTTATGTGGATGCTCTTGAGAACCTGGTCGCGGCATGTGAGGAGTCCGTGTCGCGCGACGGCGCCGCGACAAACTCCGACCCCACGCGCGTGCTCGTTGTTTCCGCCCGGGCACCCCAGCTGTTCGGCGAACTCGCTGCCCGTTTGGCGGCGCGCCACATTGCGGCCGAGACGACTGAGTTCACGGCGTTTTCCCAATCCATTGCGGGCAGGCAGTTTGCGGCGCTTGCCAGCCTGATCGAGCGCATGAAGGCCGCCGATGAGGGCATGGCGTCAAAGACCGAATGGTGGCCCGCGCCGGAGCTTACCGACTGGATCTACAGTCCGCTTTCGGGCGCTGATGCCGTCAATGCCCGTACCTTCGATAAGAACATGCGTCTCTCGCGCAGCAAGACTACCGCGGGCGTTAAGAGCCTACTTCAGAGCGTCCAAGGCCAGGTGAGGGGCGCGCGCAAGGCGGCGAGCGACGAGAACTGGTTTAAGAACGTGCCGTGTGTGGTTTCGGACGTGTTCCAAGCGCTGTGGCGCGACAAACCCGTGACGGCGCTCAAGGCCATGCTTGCCGTTGCCGAGGCGTTGCCCGATCGCTCGCTGGGCAGCTTGGATGGCCAAGCCCGTCGCCAGGCGGAGGTGGCTCTGCTGCGCCACGTCATCGACATCCTTATGAACGATGCTCGCGCGCTCGACGTGTCGCAGGCCGCGACCGTGCCCGTGCTCGATGGCATTCGCACCAAGGTGGACAAGCGTAGCACCGCCTACGATTACGAGACCTACGAGGTTGACCGTGCGCCACGCGCCCAAGTGCGCTTTGCTTCGCTTGCCGATGCGGCAGGCCTGCGCCCCGATAGCTACGATGCCGTGCTGTTTGCCGACGTCGACCTGGACAGTTATCCGCTCTCACATGAGGAGGGCCCGCTGGCCACGCTGACGGCAGAGTTAGATCGCAGCGGCGTGACGCTTGAGCCTGCGGCTTTGCTGCGCGCACGCTTTGGCCGCGCGATGCAAGCGGCACGCGGTCCGGTTGCGCTCGCTCGTGTGACCCACGATCGTCAGGCGCGCGAGTGCTATCCGGCGGCCGTGTGGACTGAGTTGCGTGCGCACGCCAAGGCCGCCGACGCCAAGGCCGCCGACGCCAAGGCCGCTGACGCCGACAAGACTGTTGACGACGCTAAGGCCGCTGGCGCCGACAAGGCGAAGTGCGTGGGTGAGGGTGATATCGTAAGGGACTTCGATCCCGCGGCAGGCGAAGGTCTCAAGCGCGAGCGCGTGGCCTGTGAAGCCCCTCAGCATCTGAGTGCCGAGGCCGTGCCGTATTTGGTCCTGCGTCGTCACGATGGCGAGGGCGAGGACGCGCCACTCGTGCCGCGCCTGACGTCCGCCTCGCAGATCGAGGCCTATTCCGCCTGCCCGTTATGCTGGTTCGTCTCGTACCGCGTGAAGCCCCAGTCGATCGACGCCGGCTTTGGCAACATGGAGAAGGGCAACTTTGTCCACGACGTGCTGGAACACCTGCACGCCCGTCTGCCCCAGGAGGGCATGGAGCGCGTGACGCCCGAGAACCTGCCGCGCGCGAAGGAGCTGCTGCACGAGGTTTTTGCCGAGACCCTGGCCGAGCACGCCGGCAAGCGCGGTACCGAGGGCCCGCTGGTGCCGCTCTCTCCAGTGGAGGAGCGCCAGGTGGCCGAGATTTTGCCGCAGCTGGAGGGCGTTCTTGCCTACGAGTCCGAGGCACTCGCGCCCTTCGCGCCGCGCTACCTGGAGTTTGCGTTCAACGAGCTTCAGGTCGAGTATGCCGGCTGGCCGCTCGGCGGGCGCATCGACCGCGTGGATGTGGATGCCGAGAATCGCGCCGTGGTAATCGACTACAAGCACCGTTCGGGTGTCGAGGAGTTTAAGCTCACCGATCCCACGGTGCGCGACGAGGGGTCGGGCGAGGCCCCCATCGACGACCCGCGCTGGTTGCCGCCCCATACCCAGACACTCATCTACGCGCAGGCCATGCGCCGGGCGCTGGATCTGGATACCCGCGCTGCGCTCTATTTTTCGACCAAGGGCGGCAAGCCCGCGCTGCGCGGTGCGGCGAGCGCCGAGTTGCTTGAGGAAGAGCGCGGCGACGGCCGCATCCCGGGCCTTAAGAAGGGCTTTCCCGGCGAGGGCGGCAACATGGACTTCGATGCGCTGCTCGATCGCGTGGAGACCGGCATTGCCGAGCGTCTGCGCGAGCTCGAGGCAGGCAACGTTGCCGCCGTCGACCCGACGTCGGCTCAGGCCGCGCATGCGCGCTGCTCGTATAACCACCAAGGAACGTTTGTAAGGAGGGGCGTGTAG
- a CDS encoding UvrD-helicase domain-containing protein — MDLSTLMPQQLQVVKTLDRPLFVSAGAGSGKTFTLTRRIVYALSPESGPFVEHLDQVLAITFTKDAAAEIRDRVRRALIDEGMDEEALTVDDAWISTIHGMCSRILRAHALELGIDPEFTVLTDTDELMDQAVEHVLGRATAPDAAPELAASLKALYAWYPMAGEGGPFGAGTTIKGLVRDLLELSSQLPGGMDDVCVARGQADTSALADAYRAALGASKAATEKAQVALDAIDAFEASGKTMEDAARLMMSCSMPRASKAFPKEQVELLKAEAADAFINIVLACGGPALDALTGLARAVEAEYRALKADQSALDNNDLLRMAYEALRDYPAIRAAYEGRFKMVMIDEFQDTDQMQVDLIRYLTGAGERALCTVGDAQQSIYRFRGAEVEVFRRQERKVGASGAAVAAGTPGSVLASSGVPASSGAPAGELVKLVRNFRSHDEVLRYVARVFDGDTGGLMQGFLDLEPSDEREDKLRAEASRRQALLVVGGNTQERTQAKARAIAERFRALADKKQPQGDMVLLLGRMTNADVYAQAFRDQGLDCVIAGGSVFAQAAEVQTIRALVCALANPADTAQGLMPLLASPMFALGAQEFLALATKLDEQTGETSRRNIDAGIMSDCDVPGLQDLPLLTRAREVLRYAFRRVGRDSFAVIARDVVNASGWFVRLAQRGPEGKAIAANVLKALDAVAEAEAEFGNSPRSIALAFDRFLAGKEAPGALNEEGDGAVRIMTVHASKGLEYPVVAVAECFGVRKSSGAAQMGRVKGGAQVVALPARFDGVKLADGTFVKGDDVKKQFEHAFKGKGTSLWLPPELMEDVCATGSPAEAFARLRNDDLRLSLEERARLLYVAMTRARELVILAMDAGVSRGKVTAPTFDVETDLTYDVLRRILPTDALDMPQLDADRLVFDNSQSGDYELISLADFTFGEQAFEANASLDAEGRLVRGDAEPEGAGADTRAAVPGPADPEPDAFELVYPRAVGVRMGTCPYPARDSYSYSSIAAALHAESEDRAAEARVPMDEAGDDAESDGSEMTDADVAAVEPAGNPMALGSAFHAACQWLIEMGADALPAARADALARQWRLTPEQRERFDVALDRWLKSAVRADLLAWPCVRAEVPFFSLGCEDEDIARYGAYAEGAIDALATNPADSSRALVIDYKTGGTPDETPEQLQEKHVLQARVYADVLHKAGFEAVTVKFVRVEQPDPTIFVEPAEPQVVTYNL; from the coding sequence ATGGATCTTTCGACTTTGATGCCGCAACAGCTGCAAGTCGTCAAAACGCTCGACCGTCCGCTATTTGTCTCGGCGGGTGCCGGTTCGGGCAAGACCTTTACCCTCACGCGCCGCATCGTCTACGCGCTCTCGCCCGAATCCGGTCCGTTTGTCGAGCATCTGGATCAGGTGCTCGCCATTACCTTTACCAAAGATGCCGCGGCCGAGATCCGTGACCGCGTGCGTCGTGCGCTTATCGACGAGGGTATGGACGAAGAGGCCCTGACCGTCGACGACGCTTGGATCTCGACCATTCATGGCATGTGCTCGCGTATCCTGCGCGCGCACGCGCTGGAGCTGGGCATCGATCCCGAGTTTACGGTGCTCACCGATACCGACGAGCTTATGGATCAGGCTGTCGAGCATGTGCTGGGGCGCGCGACGGCGCCCGATGCCGCGCCTGAGCTCGCCGCCTCGCTTAAGGCCCTCTACGCTTGGTATCCCATGGCGGGCGAGGGCGGGCCGTTTGGCGCCGGTACCACCATCAAAGGTCTGGTGCGCGACCTGCTGGAGCTATCGAGCCAGCTGCCGGGCGGCATGGACGATGTGTGCGTGGCGCGCGGCCAGGCCGACACCTCTGCGCTTGCCGACGCCTATCGCGCAGCGTTGGGTGCGAGCAAGGCCGCGACCGAGAAAGCGCAGGTGGCACTCGATGCCATCGACGCGTTTGAGGCGAGCGGCAAAACCATGGAGGATGCGGCGCGACTCATGATGTCGTGCAGCATGCCTCGGGCGAGCAAGGCGTTTCCTAAGGAGCAGGTGGAGCTGCTCAAGGCCGAGGCCGCCGATGCATTTATCAATATCGTGCTTGCCTGCGGCGGTCCGGCGCTCGATGCGCTGACGGGGCTCGCCCGTGCCGTGGAGGCGGAGTACCGCGCGCTCAAGGCCGACCAGTCCGCGCTCGATAATAACGATCTGCTGCGCATGGCATATGAGGCACTGCGCGATTATCCCGCCATCCGAGCTGCCTACGAGGGCCGCTTTAAGATGGTCATGATCGATGAGTTCCAGGACACCGATCAGATGCAGGTCGATCTGATTCGCTACCTGACGGGTGCGGGCGAGCGCGCGCTGTGCACGGTGGGCGACGCGCAGCAGTCGATCTATCGCTTCCGTGGTGCCGAGGTCGAGGTCTTCCGCCGCCAGGAGCGCAAGGTGGGCGCTTCGGGCGCGGCGGTGGCTGCCGGCACCCCGGGTTCCGTTCTCGCTTCGTCCGGGGTGCCGGCTTCGTCCGGGGCACCAGCCGGCGAGCTCGTCAAACTCGTGCGCAACTTCCGCAGTCACGACGAGGTCCTGCGCTACGTGGCGCGTGTCTTTGACGGCGATACCGGCGGCCTTATGCAGGGCTTTTTGGATCTTGAGCCGAGCGATGAGCGCGAAGACAAGCTCAGGGCAGAGGCATCGCGTCGGCAGGCGTTGCTCGTTGTCGGCGGCAACACCCAGGAGCGAACGCAGGCGAAAGCTCGTGCGATTGCCGAGCGTTTCCGTGCGCTTGCCGATAAAAAACAGCCTCAGGGCGATATGGTGTTGCTGCTGGGCCGTATGACCAACGCCGATGTCTACGCCCAGGCTTTTCGCGACCAGGGACTCGACTGCGTCATCGCGGGCGGCTCGGTCTTTGCCCAGGCTGCCGAGGTACAGACGATTCGCGCCCTGGTGTGCGCGCTTGCCAATCCGGCGGACACGGCACAGGGACTCATGCCGCTGCTGGCCTCGCCGATGTTTGCGCTCGGTGCCCAGGAGTTTTTGGCGCTGGCGACCAAGCTCGACGAGCAGACGGGGGAGACCTCGCGCCGCAATATCGATGCGGGTATTATGAGCGACTGCGACGTGCCCGGCCTGCAGGATCTACCGCTGCTGACGCGCGCCCGCGAGGTGCTGCGCTATGCGTTCCGTCGCGTAGGCCGTGATTCGTTTGCCGTTATCGCTCGCGATGTGGTTAACGCCTCGGGCTGGTTCGTGCGCCTGGCGCAGCGTGGCCCCGAGGGCAAGGCCATCGCCGCTAACGTGCTCAAGGCGCTCGATGCCGTGGCCGAGGCAGAGGCCGAGTTTGGCAACTCGCCGCGCTCCATCGCGCTCGCCTTCGATCGCTTCTTGGCGGGCAAGGAGGCGCCGGGCGCGCTCAACGAGGAGGGTGACGGCGCGGTGCGCATCATGACGGTGCATGCCTCCAAGGGTCTGGAATATCCGGTCGTGGCGGTCGCGGAGTGCTTTGGCGTGCGTAAGTCCTCGGGTGCGGCACAGATGGGTCGCGTCAAGGGTGGAGCGCAGGTCGTGGCACTGCCGGCACGCTTCGACGGCGTTAAACTCGCGGACGGAACTTTTGTGAAGGGCGACGACGTTAAAAAGCAGTTTGAGCATGCGTTTAAGGGCAAGGGCACGTCGCTATGGCTGCCGCCGGAGCTCATGGAGGACGTCTGCGCGACGGGTTCTCCCGCTGAGGCATTTGCTCGCCTGCGCAACGACGACCTGCGGCTCTCGCTCGAAGAGCGGGCTCGTTTGCTCTATGTCGCCATGACGCGTGCGCGAGAGCTGGTCATTCTGGCGATGGATGCCGGCGTGAGCCGTGGCAAGGTGACGGCGCCGACCTTCGACGTCGAGACCGATCTGACCTACGACGTGCTGCGCCGTATTTTGCCGACCGACGCTCTGGACATGCCGCAGCTCGATGCCGACCGCCTGGTGTTCGACAACTCTCAGTCGGGCGACTACGAGCTCATTTCGCTCGCGGACTTTACCTTTGGCGAGCAGGCGTTTGAGGCCAACGCTTCACTGGATGCCGAGGGCAGGCTTGTCCGCGGCGATGCGGAGCCGGAGGGTGCCGGTGCAGATACCCGCGCCGCCGTTCCCGGTCCTGCTGACCCCGAGCCCGATGCGTTTGAGCTCGTGTATCCCCGGGCGGTGGGCGTGCGCATGGGCACCTGCCCGTATCCGGCGCGCGATTCGTACAGCTACTCGTCAATCGCCGCGGCGCTGCATGCCGAGTCCGAGGACCGTGCCGCCGAGGCGCGCGTGCCCATGGACGAGGCAGGCGATGATGCAGAGTCGGATGGTTCCGAGATGACGGATGCAGACGTGGCCGCTGTCGAGCCCGCCGGCAATCCCATGGCGCTGGGCTCGGCGTTCCATGCCGCCTGCCAGTGGCTCATCGAGATGGGTGCCGATGCGCTGCCCGCCGCGCGTGCCGATGCACTGGCGCGCCAGTGGCGCCTGACGCCGGAGCAGCGCGAACGCTTCGACGTTGCCCTGGACCGCTGGCTCAAGTCGGCTGTTCGTGCCGACCTGCTTGCGTGGCCGTGCGTTCGCGCCGAGGTGCCGTTCTTTTCGCTGGGCTGCGAGGACGAGGACATCGCTCGCTACGGTGCCTATGCCGAGGGCGCCATCGACGCTTTGGCGACGAACCCGGCGGATTCGTCACGCGCGCTGGTCATCGACTACAAGACGGGCGGCACACCGGACGAGACGCCGGAACAGTTGCAGGAGAAGCACGTCCTGCAGGCGCGCGTCTACGCTGATGTTCTACACAAGGCGGGCTTTGAGGCCGTGACCGTCAAGTTCGTCCGCGTGGAGCAGCCGGATCCAACCATCTTCGTCGAACCCGCCGAACCTCAAGTAGTCACCTACAACCTTTAG
- a CDS encoding DUF3284 domain-containing protein: MQLTKTLKVTPEELFDALAGSIMQDIENATGKRPSRNKLNGYKYEKRAQSAKGKAKGTAIKVKIKHFDYPCLYEVRFQYAAGINTMRYEAAPAGDGACELTYTEDFQGVGGNTSGTRGKLGLFFYERKLKSHANQTIDQIVKYIEGEHRVKANPAFADDTAENASDVFQ, translated from the coding sequence ATGCAGCTCACCAAAACGCTTAAGGTGACGCCGGAGGAGCTTTTTGACGCTCTGGCGGGGTCCATCATGCAGGATATCGAGAACGCCACGGGCAAGCGTCCCAGCCGCAACAAGCTCAACGGCTATAAGTACGAGAAGCGCGCCCAGTCCGCAAAAGGCAAGGCCAAGGGCACGGCGATCAAGGTTAAGATTAAGCACTTTGACTACCCGTGTCTCTATGAGGTCCGTTTTCAGTATGCGGCGGGCATCAATACCATGCGCTATGAGGCTGCACCTGCTGGCGATGGTGCCTGCGAGCTCACCTATACCGAGGATTTTCAGGGTGTGGGTGGCAACACGTCTGGCACGCGCGGCAAGCTCGGCCTCTTCTTCTATGAGCGCAAGCTCAAGAGCCACGCCAACCAGACGATTGATCAAATCGTCAAATACATCGAGGGTGAGCACCGCGTAAAGGCTAATCCCGCCTTCGCCGATGATACTGCCGAAAACGCTTCGGATGTATTCCAGTGA